From a single Lagopus muta isolate bLagMut1 chromosome 30, bLagMut1 primary, whole genome shotgun sequence genomic region:
- the LOC125685989 gene encoding translation initiation factor IF-2-like isoform X1, translated as MAAPGIAPSLLFCRLSRPSSPGIPPQPFPTRCRGGEGTRGERRGRRSQCYDTAVCAAPSLPGGGYGDGAAYWSCRNDRGQKRRETNGKRLIHERTQRQTEKRPRCQPAPVQTATLEDGSVPAGDGQAPRRLPPTARRPRGTGRAAAQRRFPRTEPCGSAATAEGAGRCARGPFRPLSRRHCVITARPAGPRPGCPRRCLRLLRCGNSAQPAESGPAAREDGGRAVRVPQRCVQPARSRAGPGRGSRGSPGEGRAMAASAAGSAAASSAPDAARWRTLRSAQKPEPAVTSVGFHGTRRRGLPAAGGPE; from the exons ATGGCCGCGCCCGGGATCgccccgagcctcctcttctgcaggctgagccgCCCCAGCTCTCCCGGAATCCCACCCCAGCCATTTCCCACGCGGTGCCGAGGAGGGGAGGGGACGCGGGGGGAGCGACGGGGCCGGCGCTCGCAGTGCTACGACACGGCCGTTTGCGCCGCCCCGTCCTTACCCGGCGGTGGGTACGGGGACGGGGCGGCTTATTGGAGCTGCAGAAACGACCGCGGGCAGAAGCGCCGAGAAACGAACGGGAAACGTTTAATCCACGAACGCACACAGCGACAAACAGAGAAACGACCGCGTTGCCAACCGGCTCCCGTACAAACGGCGACTCTGGAGGACGGCTCGGTGCCGGCGGGGGATGGACAGGCCCCGCGCCGCCTTCCTCCGACCGCCCGGCGTCCCCGAGGcacggggcgggcggcggcgcaGCGCCGCTTTCCCCGCACGGAGCCCTGCGGCTCCGCCGCCACTGCAGAAGGGGCCGGGCGCTGCGCGCGGGGTCCTTTCCGCCCGCTGTCGCGCCGTCATTGCGTCATCACCGCGCGTCCCGCAGGGCCCCGGCCCGGCTGCCCGCGGCGATGCCTGCGGTTGTTGCGTTGCGGGAACTCAGCGCAGCCTGCAGAGAGCGGTCCGGCGGCACGGGAAGATGGAGGCCGTGCGGTGCGAGTGCCTCAGCGGTGTGTGCAGCCCGCGAGGAGCCGAGCGGGGCCGGGAAGAGGAAGCCGTGGGAGTCCCGGGGAGGGACGCGCGATGGCAGCGTCAGCGGCGGGCTCGGCTGCTGCCTCCTCCGCTCCTGACGCCGCGCGCTGGCGCACTTTGAGAAGCGCCCAGAAGCCGGAGCCCGCTGTCACATCTGTGGGGTTCCACGGAACGCGCAGACGTGGG ctgccagctgctggtgGACCTGAATGA
- the LOC125685989 gene encoding translation initiation factor IF-2-like isoform X2, whose amino-acid sequence MAAPGIAPSLLFCRLSRPSSPGIPPQPFPTRCRGGEGTRGERRGRRSQCYDTAVCAAPSLPGGGYGDGAAYWSCRNDRGQKRRETNGKRLIHERTQRQTEKRPRCQPAPVQTATLEDGSVPAGDGQAPRRLPPTARRPRGTGRAAAQRRFPRTEPCGSAATAEGAGRCARGPFRPLSRRHCVITARPAGPRPGCPRRCLRLLRCGNSAQPAESGPAAREDGGRAVRVPQRCVQPARSRAGPGRGSRGSPGEGRAMAASAAGSAAASSAPDAARWRTLRSAQKPEPAVTSVGFHGTRRRGVS is encoded by the coding sequence ATGGCCGCGCCCGGGATCgccccgagcctcctcttctgcaggctgagccgCCCCAGCTCTCCCGGAATCCCACCCCAGCCATTTCCCACGCGGTGCCGAGGAGGGGAGGGGACGCGGGGGGAGCGACGGGGCCGGCGCTCGCAGTGCTACGACACGGCCGTTTGCGCCGCCCCGTCCTTACCCGGCGGTGGGTACGGGGACGGGGCGGCTTATTGGAGCTGCAGAAACGACCGCGGGCAGAAGCGCCGAGAAACGAACGGGAAACGTTTAATCCACGAACGCACACAGCGACAAACAGAGAAACGACCGCGTTGCCAACCGGCTCCCGTACAAACGGCGACTCTGGAGGACGGCTCGGTGCCGGCGGGGGATGGACAGGCCCCGCGCCGCCTTCCTCCGACCGCCCGGCGTCCCCGAGGcacggggcgggcggcggcgcaGCGCCGCTTTCCCCGCACGGAGCCCTGCGGCTCCGCCGCCACTGCAGAAGGGGCCGGGCGCTGCGCGCGGGGTCCTTTCCGCCCGCTGTCGCGCCGTCATTGCGTCATCACCGCGCGTCCCGCAGGGCCCCGGCCCGGCTGCCCGCGGCGATGCCTGCGGTTGTTGCGTTGCGGGAACTCAGCGCAGCCTGCAGAGAGCGGTCCGGCGGCACGGGAAGATGGAGGCCGTGCGGTGCGAGTGCCTCAGCGGTGTGTGCAGCCCGCGAGGAGCCGAGCGGGGCCGGGAAGAGGAAGCCGTGGGAGTCCCGGGGAGGGACGCGCGATGGCAGCGTCAGCGGCGGGCTCGGCTGCTGCCTCCTCCGCTCCTGACGCCGCGCGCTGGCGCACTTTGAGAAGCGCCCAGAAGCCGGAGCCCGCTGTCACATCTGTGGGGTTCCACGGAACGCGCAGACGTGGGGTGAgttga
- the LOC125685983 gene encoding coiled-coil domain-containing protein 81-like translates to MEGCWTVSVSSELAYAFPTLLELSAEEIVAVWDAVSDYILEQMKLDKGVLIPGLGVFAVVREQFHSKEEALSVLRPVFQLDIGVLWLQELQSPNDIIPDDVKIEPLNYRQLSRASGVPLHLVPRCVRESVLLYCHLLRSREPVSFVFKNLGVMTCQDGFLLMRFFCSCVETLESDAPVLALIHTRFWTDDSADFGPETAAHGIHVFPRFQLTVEKSRAEAAAEKKAAIQRKMSKGVSAGRLLQRRKTLPPSMLLQRKPSSRQQDVAKEPSGSALPPCAGSSRGTKKAGQKETSAAQTSAALPATEESKRALQELRKESALWKEADHTWPMHQQQIERAQAEMAAWEGWSAGEDQHPPQLLARERVRVPHPPAQPRRQQVGRRWRKDEGLLPGSIMGTTTKLTLHADLLSPRAAQVLRRLEPHLRQQEVFAGTAERNRQKLEQKRHLLRAECSHGSRGEGAAIGGDRGGALGTGAGKPSRFPPVNGRS, encoded by the exons ATGGAAGGCTGCTGGACTGTGAGCGTCAGCTCAGAGCTGGCCTACGCGTTCCCAACGCTGCTGGAACTCTCTGCTGAAG agaTTGTGGCAGTCTGGGACGCTGTGTCTGATTACATCCTGGAACAGATGAAGCTGGACAAG GGAGTCCTGATTCCGGGACTTGGGGTCTTTGCTGTGGTCCGAGAGCAATTCCACAGCAAAGAAGAGGCGCTTTCGGTTCTAAGGCCTGTCTTCCAGCTGGACATCGgggtgctgtggctgcaggaacTCCAGTCTCCCAACGACATCATCCctg ACGACGTCAAGATTGAGCCGCTCAACTACCGGCAGCTCTCGCGAGCCTCCGGCGTCCCGCTGCACTTGGTGCCACGCTGCGTGCGGGAGAGCGTGCTCCTGTACTGTCACCTCCTGAGGAGCAGGGAGCCCGTCTCGTTCGTGTTCAAGAACCTCGGCGTTATGACCTGCCAAGACGGCTTCCTCCTCATGAGGTTCTTCTGCAGCTGCGTTGAAACGCTGGAGAGCGATGCCCCCGTCCTCGCACTGATCCACACC AGATTCTGGACGGACGATTCTGCTGACTTCGGGCCAGAGACCGCTGCCCATGGCATCCACGTGTTCCCGAG GTTTCAGCTCACCgtggaaaagagcagagcagaggccgccgcagaaaaaaaagctgccatACAGCGGAAGATGAGTAAAG GGGTCTCTGCCggcaggctgctgcagaggcGGAAGACACTTCCCccctccatgctgctgcagcgCAAGCCGAGCTCAAGGCAGCAAGATGTGGCGAAGGAGCCTTCTGGCAG TGCGCTCCCGCCGTGTGCAGGCAGCTCCCGTGGGACAAAGAAAGCGGGACAGAAGGAAACATCTGCTGCCCAGACCAGCGCTGCACTCCCTGCCACCGAGGAGTCTAAGAGAGCACTGCAG GAGCTCCGCAAAGAGTCTGCCCTGTGGAAAGAAGCAGACCACACGTGGCCCATGCACCAACAGCAAATAGAGCGAGCACAGGCAGAAATGGCGGCATGGGAAGGCTGGAGCGCAGGGGAGGACCAGCATCCGCCCCAG ctgctggccagggAGAGAGTGCGTGTTCCGCAtcctccagcccagcccaggagacagcaagtgggaaggagatggaggaaggACGAGGGTCTGCTGCCGGGAAGTATAATGGGGACGACGACCAAGCTGACACTGCATGCTGA CCTCCTTTCCCCGCGAGCGGCTCAGGTGCTCCGAAGGTTGGAGCCGCACCTCCGTCAGCAAGAGGTTTTTGCCGGCACAGCGGAAAGAAACCGGCAGAAGCTGGAGCAGAAGCGGCACCTCCTCCG GGCTGAATGCTCGCACGGCTCCAGAGGGGAAGGTGCAGCCATCGGTGGTGACCGCGGTGGAGCTCTCGGCACGGGGGCTGGGAAGCCGTCCAGATTTCCACCTGTGAATGGAAGATCGTAG